Proteins co-encoded in one Papaver somniferum cultivar HN1 chromosome 5, ASM357369v1, whole genome shotgun sequence genomic window:
- the LOC113279415 gene encoding cyclin-dependent protein kinase inhibitor SMR6-like: protein MGISEKHHGIEGGGAVIEMEGNKKKRYVIVGVPVPIIRTPPPLRKIRTERVEIKIQSEVEVEDEEEECPTTPSSKEARLPKRTECPPAPRKKRPSASSRSCNFNVKDFFSPPDLDSVFIRHLESASAK, encoded by the coding sequence ATGGGCATTTCAGAGAAACATCATGGTATTGAAGGAGGAGGAGCAGTTATAGAAATGGAAGGGAATAAGAAGAAGAGATATGTAATAGTAGGTGTACCAGTACCAATAATAAGAACGCCACCACCTTTGAGAAAAATAAGAACAGAAAGGGTTgaaatcaaaattcaaagtgaagttgaagttgaagacgaagaagaggaATGCCCAACAACACCATCAAGTAAAGAAGCAAGATTACCAAAGAGAACCGAATGTCCACCGGCACCAAGAAAGAAAAGGCCTTCTGCTTCTTCAAGATCATGTAATTTTAATGTTAAAGATTTTTTCAGTCCACCTGATTTAGATTCCGTTTTTATACGCCATCTTGAAAGTGCTTCTGctaagtga